The Streptomyces uncialis genomic interval ACTTCTACAACCAGCTCGCCCAGCGCATGGGCTACGAGCGCGAGGCCGCCGAGATCCAGGACAAGTACCTGTCCGGCGACAAGGTCGGCGCCGCCGCGGCGATCCCGCACGAGCTGATCGACTCCACCACGCTCCTCGGGTCCGTCGAACGGATCGCGGACCGGATGAAGGCGTACGCCGCGGCCGGGGTCACCACCCTCACACTGGCCCCCGCCGGGTTCACCCTGGAGGAGCGGATCGCCGCGCTGCGGGCCGGGTCGCAGGCCCTGGAGCACGCCGGCCTCGGCTGACCCCCGGCCCGGCCGTGGTGGGGGCTCGGGGGTCTTCCCCGCCACGGCCGTCACCCCGTACAACGCCTCCGCGCGCTCCTGGTTACGCCCTCACCGGCGGGTCCCCGCGCGCGTGGGGGGTCCTTCGTTCGGCCGAGTGGGCGCCCAGAGCTGTTGCCGTTCGGCCCGTCCCGCATTTGACTCGTGGTGCGCGGACCCCTGCACGGAGGTGGCAGTCATGCTCTCGGCCAAGAGCCTGTTCCAGGAGATCCTCGACAACGACGAGTCGTTCCGCCTGTTCTGCTCCATCGCCGCCAGCGGGGAATCCCAGGGCGGCTGGGAGAACGGTCGGATCGCGGCCCTCGTGCCCGTCACCGAGCGCGACATCGCGCCCAAGGTCGTCCGGCACGGTGCCGACGAGGACAAGCACGGGCGGATCTTCAACGCGCTCATCAAGAAGCGCGGACTGACCCCCGTCGACGTGCCCCAGGACACCGACTACACGATGCTCCTGGAACGCCGGGGCATCGGCCTCGCCCACGACAAGCTCCACCGGGACGAGCCGCTCACCGTCCAGGACATCGTCACCTACCTCGCCCACAGCAGGGTCACCGAACAGCGCGCCTCCGAACAGATGCGACTGCTGCGCAGGTACTTCGCCGACCATCCCGACCTCGGGCGCGCGGTCAGGATGATCTCCAACGACGAGGACAACCACCTCGCGTACTGCCACGAGGAACTGCTGAGGTTCGCCTACGCCGGACACGGCCGTGCGATCCAGCGCACCCTCGAACAGTGCGCGCTCGCCGAGATCCGGATCTACCGTGACGTCAGCCTCGCCGTGATGGCACACATGGGCCGTATCCTCGGCTGGCCCAAGGCCAAGAGCGCGGCCCTCGCCGCCGGTATCCACGCGGTGTACGTCTACGAGCGCGCCTTCGGCTGGCGGCGCATGGTGTCCCTGGCGATGCCCGAACGCCGCGACGCGCTGGGCGGTCCCGCGACCGCCGCCCCCGAGTTCGCCTGAACCCATGACGGACGGTCCGTGATCCGGAGGACGCCGCACGCGCGCGCGTGCGGCGTCACTCCAGAAGGCGTCCGCCGTGAGCCGTCCGCCACAGGTCGGCCGTCGTCAACCGTCAGCCGTCCGCCACCAGCCGGTCACGCGGCTCGCCGCCCCCGCTCGGCGTCACTCACAGCCAGCCGCGCCGCTTGAACGTCCGGTACAGGACGATCTCCAGCCCCACCATCAGCGCGATCACCGCCGGGTACGACCACGTCCAGTGCAGCTCCGGCATATGGTCGAAGTTCATGCCGTAGACGCCCGCGATCATCGTCGGGACGGCCGCCATCGCCGCCCACGCGGAGATCTTGCGCATGTCGTCGTTCTGCCGGACGCTCATCTGCGCCAGATGCGCCGACAGGATGTCCGACACCAGCCGGTCCAGCCCTTCCACGGACTCGTTCACCCGGGTCAGATGGTCGCTGACATCGCGGAAGAACGGCTGTGCGGACTCCGCCACGAACGGCACCGCCGCCGCGAAGGGCCCCGTGCCCGCCAGCCGCCCCAGCGGCGCCCCCAGGGGCACCGTGGCCCGCCGGAACTCCAGGATCTGCCGCTTGAAGTTGTAGATCCGCATCGCCGTGTGCCGGGACCGCCCGCCCTCCGGTGAGAAGACCTGCGCCTCCAGCTCCTCCAGGTCCGTCTGGAGCTCGGTCGCGACATCCAGATAGTGGTCCACGACCGCGTCGGAGATCGCGTACAGCACCGCAGTGGGCCCCTGCTTCAGCAGCCCCGGCTCCGCTTCCAGACGCTGCCGCACCGACCCGAGCGGCGAACCCTCACCGTGGCGCACGGTCACCATGAACGAGTCCCCGAGGAACAGCATCACCTCGCCCGAGGACACGGTGTCGCCCTCCGGCTCGTACACCACCGGCTTCAGCACCACGAACAGCGAGTCGTCGTACACCTCCAGCTTGGGGCGCTGGTGGGCGTTCAGGGCGTCCTCGACGGCCAGTGGATGCAGCCCGAACTCGGTCCTGACGTGCTCGAACTCCTCCTCCGTCGGCTCATGCAGCCCTATCCACAAGAACGCGTCACCCTCGGCGCGGGCCCGCGCGAGCGCGTCGGAGAGATCGGCGGGCCCCGCCATACGGCGCCCGTCCTGGTAGATGGCAGAGTCCACGATCACGCAGCACGTGTTCCCCTCGCCCGAGGAGCGCACACCCCCCACGCCTAGGCTGTCGGTATGCCCACGCTGATCCTCGTCCGTCACGGACGCTCCACCGCCAACACCGCGGGCCTGCTCGCGGGCTGGACGCCCGGTATCTCCCTCGACGAGCGCGGCTCCGCCCAGGCCGCCGCGCTCCCCGGCCGGCTGGACGGCGTCCCCGTCGCCGCGGTCGTCACCAGCCCGCTCCAGCGCTGCCAGGAGACCGTCGCGCCCCTCCTCGCCGCCCGGCCCGGACTGACCCACCACACCGACGACCGGATCGGTGAGTGCGACTACGGCGACTGGACCGGCCGCAAACTGTCCGAGCTCAACGACGAGCCGCTCATGGACATCGTCCAGCAGCACCCCTCCGCCGCCGCCTTCCCCGGCGGCGAGTCGATGCGGGCCATGTCCACCCGCGCCGCCGAGGCCGTCCGCGAGTGGAACGCGCGTGTGGCCGACGAGCACGGCGATGACGCCACGTACCTGATGTGCTCGCACGGCGACATCATCAAGTCGCTCGTCGCCGAGGCCCTCGGACTCCACCTGGACCTCTTCCAGCGGGTGTCCGTCGAACCCTGCTCGGTGACCGTGATCCGCTACACCCGGCTGCGGCCCTACCTCGTCCGCCTCGGGGACACCGGCGACTTCGCGTCGCTGCTGCCCCGGGACGACACGGACGCCGCCCCCACCGACGCGTCCGCCGCCACCGCCGAGGTGGGGGGAGGAGCGGGCGCGCCGTGATCGCCGACCGCAGTAGGGTGAAGCGGTCGGAACCAAGCCAGTGAACCCGGGCGATCCCTTGATCGACCCGTCGATCCCAAGGGAGATCCGGACGTGTCGCGTCAGGTGTTCCTCTACGACCCGCCGGAGCGTTTCGTGGCCGGTACGGTCGGACTGCCAGGGCGCCGTACCTTCTTCCTCCAGGCCTCCTCCGGGACCCGCGTCACGAGTGTCGCCCTGGAGAAGACCCAGGTCGCCGCGCTGGCCGAGCGCATGGACGAACTCCTCGACGAGGTCGTCCGGCGCAGCGGCGGCAGCGCCTCCGTCCCCGCGATGGCACCCACGGAGATCTCCGACACCGCGCCCCTGGACACCCCCGTCGAGGAGGAGTTCCGGGTCGGCACCATGGCCCTCGCCTGGGACGGCGAGGAACAGCGCATGATCGTCGAGGCGCAGGCCCTCGTCGAGCTGGACGCCGAGTCCGACGAGGATCTGGCCGAGGCGGAGGAACGCCTCCTCCAGGACGAGGAGAACGGCCCCCCGATGCTCCGGGTCCGGCTCAGCGGCGTCCAGGCCAGGGCCTTCGCCAAACGCGCCCTGGACGTCGTCAACGCGGGCCGTCCGCCCTGCCCGCTGTGCAGCCTGCCGCTCGACCCGGAAGGACACGTATGTCCGCGCCAGAACGGATACCGCCGCGGCGTATGACCGTCACCGACCTGCTCACCCACGGTGAGCTGACGGTCCGCGGCCGGGTCCAGGAGGCGTCCAACGCGGTCCTGTACTGCACCGTCGAGCACGAGGGCGAGCGGGTCCACTGCGCCTACAAGCCCATCGCCGGGGAGCGCCCCCTGTGGGACTTCCCCGACGGCACCCTCGCCCAGCGCGAGGTCGCCGCCTACGAGGTGTCCGAGGCCCTCGGCTGGGGACTCGTCCCGCCCACCGTGCTGCGCGCCGGACCCTACGGCGAGGGCGTGTGCCAGTTGTGGATCGAGGGCTCGGCCGCGACCCTCGCCGTCCCCGGCACCCCCGACGGCCCAGGTACGGACGACGACCCCGGTACGGGACTGCTCGCCCTCCTCGACACCGAGGAGCCGGGGCCCGGCTGGAAGGCCATCGGCTTCGCCGACGTCGGCGGCGGCCGCACCGCACTGCTCGTGCACGCGGACGACGACCGGCTGCGCCGGCTGGCCGTCCTCGACGCCGTGATCAACAACTCCGACCGCAAGGGCGGCCATCTGCTGCCCACCGCCGCCGGACGCCTCTACGGCATCGATCATGGAGTGACATTCCACACGGACGACAAGCTCCGCACCCTGCTGTGGGGCTGGGCGGGCGAACCCCTCCCCGAGGACGCGCTGACCGCCCTGACGGCCCTCGAAGCGGCCCTGGAGCCCGGACAGGCCCTCGCGGCCCGGCTCACCACCCTGCTCACCGAGACCGAGATCGCCGCCACCCGCGCGCGGGTGGCCGCCCTCCTGGCCGCCGGTATCCATCCCAAACCGGGCGGCGAATGGCCCGCGATCCCCTGGCCGCCGGTTTAAACACCTGGCCACCGGTGTACCGGACGCACCGTCCGGTTACGCTCAAGACATGCATGCCTGGCCCGCTTCAGAGGTACCCGCCCTGCCCGGACAGGGCCGCGACCTCAAGATCCACGACACCGCGACCGGCGGCCTCGTCGCTCTCGACCCCGGTCCCGTCGCCCGTATCTACGTCTGCGGCATCACGCCGTACGACGCGACCCATCTGGGTCACGCGGCGACCTACAACGCGTTCGACCTCGTGCAGCGCGTGTGGCTCGACACCAAGCGCCAGGTCCACTACGTCCAGAACGTGACGGACATCGACGACCCCCTACTGGAACGCGCCGCACGTGACGGCGTCGACTGGGCGGGGCTCGCCGACCGCGAGACCACCCTCTTCCGCGAGGACATGACCGCCCTCAGGATGCTCCCGCCGCGGCACTACATAGGAGCCGTCGAGGCCATACCGGGCATCGTCCCGCTCGTGGAACGCCTCCGGGACGCGGGCGCCGCCTACGAACTCGAAGGCGACGTCTACTTCTCCGTCGAGTCCGACCCGCACTTCGGGGAGGTCTCCCGGCTCGACGCCGCCGCCATGCGGCTGCTGTCCGCCGAGCGCGGCGGCGACCCCGACCGGCCCGGCAAGAAGAACCCGCTCGACCCGCTGCTGTGGCAGGCCGCGCGGGAGGGCGAGCCCGACTGGGACGGCGGCTCCCTCGGCCGGGGCAGGCCCGGCTGGCACATCGAGTGCGTGGCCATCGCCCTCGACCACCTCGGGATGGGCTTCGACATCCAGGGCGGCGGCTCCGACCTGGCCTTCCCGCACCACGAGATGGGCGCCTCGCACGCCCAGGCGCTGACCGGCGAGCACCCCTTCGCGAAGGCGTACGTCCACGCCGGGATGGTCGCCCTGAACGGCGAGAAGATGTCGAAGTCCAAGGGCAACCTGGTCTTCGTCTCGGCCCTGCGCCGCGCGGGCGTCGACCCCGCCGCGATCCGGCTCGCCCTGCTCGCCCACCACTACCGGGCCGACTGGGAGTGGACGGACTCCGCGCTGGAGGAGGCGGTGGCCCGCCTCGCCCGCTGGCGCGCGGCAGTCTCCCGCCCCGACGGCCCGCCCGCCGACGACCTCGTCGAGGAGATCCGCGCGGCCCTCTCGAACGACCTGGACGCGCCCACGGCCCTCGCCGCGGTCGACCGCTGGGCCGACCGCCAGACGGCGGACGGCGGCCAGGACGAGGGCGCACCCGGAGTGGTCTCCCGCGCCGTGGACGCCCTACTGGGAGTGGCCCTCTAACCCTCCCCCCGAGCCAGTAGGTCCCGGCCTCTCCCCCCGAAGAGGCCGGGACCTACCCCACACCCCGGAGTACGCCGAGCACAGGCAACCTCAGGGGCGCGGGGAACTGCGCACCCACGGAGTACCCGCACAGGAACAGGTACGCCCGGCACAGGCAACCTCAGGGGCGCGAGGAACTGCGCACCCCACGAGCGACCCGCACGGCTCGGAGTACGCCGAGCACAGGCAACCTAGGGGCGCGGGGAACTGCGCACCCCACGAGCGACCCGCACGGCTCGGAGTACGCCGAGCACAGGCAACCTAGGGGCGCGGGGAACTGCGCACCCACGGAGTACCCGCACAGGAACAGGTACGCCCGGCACAGGAAACCTCAGGGGCGCGAGGAACTGCGCACCCCACGAGCGACCCGCACAGCCCGGAGTACGCCCAGCACAGCCAACCCAGGCCCGAGCCGAGCGCCTAAGCCCCGCCGGACGGACCGGACGGACCCGATGGACCGGGTGGGCCAGGCGGACCCGATGGACCGGGTGGGCCAGGCGGACCGGACGGATCAGGCGGCCCGGACCGACCGGTCGCCCCGATGGCCGCAAGCTTGCCCCGCAGATGCGCCCGCTCAGGCTCCGTCCCAGCGAGCGCCAACGCCACCCGATAGGCCGCCCCGGCCTCCCGCAGTCGCCCGAGCCGCCGCAGCAGATCGCCCCGCGCCGCCGGATACGGATGATGCCCCCGCAGCCGCGGCTCGTCGGCGAGCGCGTCCAGCAGCGCCAGCCCGGCCGCGGGCCCGTCCCGCATGGCCACCGCCACCGCCCGGTTCAGCGCGACGACCGGCGACGGCGCCAGCGCCAGCAGCACGTCGTACAGCGCCACGATCTGCGGCCAGTCGGTCGCGGACAGATCCGGCGCCTCGTCGTGCAGCGCGGCGATCGCCGCCTGCACCCCGTACGGCCCCGGCGGCCCCGCCGCCAGCGCCGCGGGCACCAGCGCCAGACCCTCGTCGATCATCGCGCGGTCCCAGCGTCCGCGGTCCTGGTCCGCGAGCAGCACCAGCGCCCCGTCCGGCGCCGTCCGGGCCGCCCTGCGCGCGTGCACCAGCAGCATCAGCGCGAGCAGCCCGGTGACCTCCCGCTCCGCGGGCAGCAGCCGACGCAGGACCCGCGTCAGCCGGATCGCCTCCTCGGCGAGGTCCAGCCGCTGCAACTCGGGGCCCGAGCTGGCCGTGTACCCCTCGGTGAAGATCGAGTAGAGCACCTGGAGCACCCCGGGCAGCCGCGCGGGCAGCTCGTCGGCGCCCGGCACCCGGAACGGGATGCGCGCCTCACGGATCTTCCGCTTCGCCCGGACGATCCGCTGCGCCATGGTCGCGGACGGCACCAGATAGGCCCGTGCGACCTCGGGGGTGGTCAGCCCCGCCAGGCAGCGCAGGGTGAGCGCTCCCCGGGCCTCGGCCGGCAGGGCGGGATGGGCGCAGGTGAAGAACAGCGTCAGCCGCTCGTCGGGGAGCCCGCCGCCCGCGTCGGCGGGGGGCGCCGGGGCCGCGCGGTCGGCCTCCACCTGGAGGACGGCGAGCCGGGCGGCGTACGCCTGGTCCCTGCGCAACCTGTCGACGGCCTTGCGCCGTGCCGTCGTCAGCAGCCACGCGCCGGGCCGGGTCGGCACCCCGTCGACCGGCCAGCGTACGAGCGCCGCCTCCAGCGCCTGCGAGGTGACCTCCTCCGCCAGGTCCAGGTCCCCGAAGCGCGCCACGAGCGAGGCCAGCAGCCGTCCGTGCTCCTCGCGGAACACCGATGCCACCGCCTCGTCGGCGGCCGTCGGACCTCCGTGGTCCCAGGACTCCGGCGCGGCCATGACTCAGACCCCGAAGTCCGCGATCGGCCGCACCACGACCGCGCCGGTGCCCCGTGCGCCCGGACAGCGGGCCGCCCAGTCCAGCGCGGTGTCGAGGTCCGGTACGTCGATGACGTAGAACCCGCCGAGCACCTCACGGCTCTCCGCGAAGGGGCCGTCCGTCACGGTCCGCTCGCCGTCCTCGGAGACCCGGACCGTGGTGGCGGTGACCAGGTCGGCCAGGGACTCGCCCGAGACATGGATACCCGCGTCCCGTACCGACTTGTCGTAGGCGATCCAGTCGGAGACCTCGCACCCGGCGGCGCCGCCCTGTGCGTCGACCGCGCCGGCCTGGATCAGCAGCATGTACTTCATGGTCCGTACTCCTGTCATGTGTCCCGTTCATGTGCGGCGACTGCCGCGCACCATGACGACGAACGGGACCGGGCCCGATCGACACCCGGAAGAAAATTCTTCCGCCCGGGAACGGTACGGGCATCCCGGGCCCCGACGCCGCGCCCACGGGCCGGACGACCCCACGCATCCCGGACCCGGCG includes:
- a CDS encoding ferritin-like domain-containing protein, with translation MLSAKSLFQEILDNDESFRLFCSIAASGESQGGWENGRIAALVPVTERDIAPKVVRHGADEDKHGRIFNALIKKRGLTPVDVPQDTDYTMLLERRGIGLAHDKLHRDEPLTVQDIVTYLAHSRVTEQRASEQMRLLRRYFADHPDLGRAVRMISNDEDNHLAYCHEELLRFAYAGHGRAIQRTLEQCALAEIRIYRDVSLAVMAHMGRILGWPKAKSAALAAGIHAVYVYERAFGWRRMVSLAMPERRDALGGPATAAPEFA
- the corA gene encoding magnesium/cobalt transporter CorA, giving the protein MIVDSAIYQDGRRMAGPADLSDALARARAEGDAFLWIGLHEPTEEEFEHVRTEFGLHPLAVEDALNAHQRPKLEVYDDSLFVVLKPVVYEPEGDTVSSGEVMLFLGDSFMVTVRHGEGSPLGSVRQRLEAEPGLLKQGPTAVLYAISDAVVDHYLDVATELQTDLEELEAQVFSPEGGRSRHTAMRIYNFKRQILEFRRATVPLGAPLGRLAGTGPFAAAVPFVAESAQPFFRDVSDHLTRVNESVEGLDRLVSDILSAHLAQMSVRQNDDMRKISAWAAMAAVPTMIAGVYGMNFDHMPELHWTWSYPAVIALMVGLEIVLYRTFKRRGWL
- a CDS encoding histidine phosphatase family protein, with amino-acid sequence MPTLILVRHGRSTANTAGLLAGWTPGISLDERGSAQAAALPGRLDGVPVAAVVTSPLQRCQETVAPLLAARPGLTHHTDDRIGECDYGDWTGRKLSELNDEPLMDIVQQHPSAAAFPGGESMRAMSTRAAEAVREWNARVADEHGDDATYLMCSHGDIIKSLVAEALGLHLDLFQRVSVEPCSVTVIRYTRLRPYLVRLGDTGDFASLLPRDDTDAAPTDASAATAEVGGGAGAP
- a CDS encoding DUF3090 domain-containing protein, whose product is MSRQVFLYDPPERFVAGTVGLPGRRTFFLQASSGTRVTSVALEKTQVAALAERMDELLDEVVRRSGGSASVPAMAPTEISDTAPLDTPVEEEFRVGTMALAWDGEEQRMIVEAQALVELDAESDEDLAEAEERLLQDEENGPPMLRVRLSGVQARAFAKRALDVVNAGRPPCPLCSLPLDPEGHVCPRQNGYRRGV
- a CDS encoding SCO1664 family protein → MSAPERIPPRRMTVTDLLTHGELTVRGRVQEASNAVLYCTVEHEGERVHCAYKPIAGERPLWDFPDGTLAQREVAAYEVSEALGWGLVPPTVLRAGPYGEGVCQLWIEGSAATLAVPGTPDGPGTDDDPGTGLLALLDTEEPGPGWKAIGFADVGGGRTALLVHADDDRLRRLAVLDAVINNSDRKGGHLLPTAAGRLYGIDHGVTFHTDDKLRTLLWGWAGEPLPEDALTALTALEAALEPGQALAARLTTLLTETEIAATRARVAALLAAGIHPKPGGEWPAIPWPPV
- the mshC gene encoding cysteine--1-D-myo-inosityl 2-amino-2-deoxy-alpha-D-glucopyranoside ligase, which codes for MHAWPASEVPALPGQGRDLKIHDTATGGLVALDPGPVARIYVCGITPYDATHLGHAATYNAFDLVQRVWLDTKRQVHYVQNVTDIDDPLLERAARDGVDWAGLADRETTLFREDMTALRMLPPRHYIGAVEAIPGIVPLVERLRDAGAAYELEGDVYFSVESDPHFGEVSRLDAAAMRLLSAERGGDPDRPGKKNPLDPLLWQAAREGEPDWDGGSLGRGRPGWHIECVAIALDHLGMGFDIQGGGSDLAFPHHEMGASHAQALTGEHPFAKAYVHAGMVALNGEKMSKSKGNLVFVSALRRAGVDPAAIRLALLAHHYRADWEWTDSALEEAVARLARWRAAVSRPDGPPADDLVEEIRAALSNDLDAPTALAAVDRWADRQTADGGQDEGAPGVVSRAVDALLGVAL
- a CDS encoding RNA polymerase sigma factor: MAAPESWDHGGPTAADEAVASVFREEHGRLLASLVARFGDLDLAEEVTSQALEAALVRWPVDGVPTRPGAWLLTTARRKAVDRLRRDQAYAARLAVLQVEADRAAPAPPADAGGGLPDERLTLFFTCAHPALPAEARGALTLRCLAGLTTPEVARAYLVPSATMAQRIVRAKRKIREARIPFRVPGADELPARLPGVLQVLYSIFTEGYTASSGPELQRLDLAEEAIRLTRVLRRLLPAEREVTGLLALMLLVHARRAARTAPDGALVLLADQDRGRWDRAMIDEGLALVPAALAAGPPGPYGVQAAIAALHDEAPDLSATDWPQIVALYDVLLALAPSPVVALNRAVAVAMRDGPAAGLALLDALADEPRLRGHHPYPAARGDLLRRLGRLREAGAAYRVALALAGTEPERAHLRGKLAAIGATGRSGPPDPSGPPGPPGPSGPPGPPGPSGPSGPSGGA
- a CDS encoding YciI family protein; the protein is MKYMLLIQAGAVDAQGGAAGCEVSDWIAYDKSVRDAGIHVSGESLADLVTATTVRVSEDGERTVTDGPFAESREVLGGFYVIDVPDLDTALDWAARCPGARGTGAVVVRPIADFGV